One genomic region from Microscilla marina ATCC 23134 encodes:
- a CDS encoding 30S ribosomal protein S9, protein MTDVKEVKIINTIGRRKTSIARVYLQEGSGQITVNKRDFAEYFPTDVLQTIVKQPIVAVDANEKFDIRANVTGGGVAGQAEALRHAIARALTYKGKAKQRDAQEQKRAIATNAEEQPVFTYPEKQNYAHLIDADANREILKKEGLLIRDPRMVERKKYGRRKARRRFQFSKR, encoded by the coding sequence ATGACAGACGTTAAAGAAGTTAAAATTATCAATACTATAGGGAGGAGAAAGACCTCAATTGCACGAGTGTATTTGCAGGAAGGATCAGGACAGATCACTGTAAACAAGCGTGATTTTGCTGAGTATTTCCCTACTGATGTTTTACAGACTATTGTAAAGCAGCCAATCGTGGCCGTAGATGCAAATGAAAAATTTGACATTCGTGCAAATGTGACAGGAGGCGGTGTTGCCGGACAGGCAGAGGCTCTGAGACATGCGATTGCCCGAGCATTGACGTATAAAGGAAAAGCAAAACAACGTGACGCTCAAGAGCAAAAAAGAGCGATTGCGACAAATGCAGAAGAACAACCTGTATTTACCTACCCTGAGAAACAAAATTATGCTCATCTGATAGATGCCGATGCCAATCGGGAGATTTTGAAAAAGGAAGGACTACTTATTCGTGACCCTCGTATGGTTGAGCGTAAGAAGTATGGTAGAAGAAAAGCACGTAGAAGATTCCAGTTCAGTAAACGTTAA
- the rpsB gene encoding 30S ribosomal protein S2 yields the protein MSRVEYKDLLDAGVHFGHLTRKWDPRIAPYVFMEKNGIHIIDLNKTLVCLDDACNALAKIVRAGRKVMFVATKRQAQEIVAEEAKRLRMPYVTERWLGGMLTNFATVRKSLKKMSSMDKMMKEEAFKNMAKRERLMITREREKLERLLGGIADLTRLPAALFVVDVKREHIAIAEAHKLGIPVFAMVDTNSNPGAVQFPVPANDDAFKSIQVITSTVGKAIEEGLSERKKDKEEQKLAKEEQAKRQVDAKAEEAKAEDTEKTDKVEKTEKAD from the coding sequence ATGAGTAGAGTAGAATATAAAGATTTGCTTGACGCAGGTGTTCACTTTGGACACTTAACTCGCAAGTGGGACCCAAGAATTGCTCCATACGTGTTTATGGAGAAAAACGGTATCCACATTATTGATTTAAATAAAACTTTGGTTTGTTTAGATGATGCATGCAATGCATTGGCTAAAATCGTGCGTGCTGGAAGAAAGGTAATGTTCGTAGCAACCAAAAGACAAGCACAAGAAATTGTAGCTGAGGAAGCCAAAAGACTAAGAATGCCTTACGTAACTGAACGTTGGTTGGGTGGTATGCTCACTAACTTTGCTACAGTGCGTAAATCATTGAAGAAAATGTCTTCAATGGACAAAATGATGAAAGAAGAGGCTTTCAAAAACATGGCAAAGCGTGAGCGCTTAATGATTACTCGTGAGCGCGAAAAGCTTGAAAGACTATTGGGTGGTATTGCAGACTTGACCCGTTTGCCTGCTGCACTATTTGTAGTTGATGTTAAGAGAGAGCACATTGCTATTGCAGAAGCTCATAAGTTAGGTATTCCTGTATTTGCTATGGTAGATACTAACTCTAACCCTGGCGCTGTACAGTTCCCTGTGCCTGCCAACGATGATGCATTTAAATCAATTCAAGTGATTACAAGCACCGTAGGTAAAGCAATTGAAGAAGGGCTAAGCGAGAGAAAGAAAGACAAAGAGGAGCAGAAGTTAGCCAAAGAAGAGCAAGCTAAGCGTCAAGTAGATGCGAAGGCAGAAGAAGCAAAAGCTGAAGACACAGAGAAAACTGACAAGGTAGAAAAAACCGAAAAAGCAGACTAA